The following is a genomic window from Synechococcales cyanobacterium CNB.
CTCCCCCGACTCCCTCACTTCCCCGTCAGCAGCACGATCCCCAGCAGGATCGCAGCAACACCCCCAGCCTTCCGCGCCGTCATCGGCTCGTGCAGCACGACCACCGCCAACGCCGCCGCAACCGCCGGGGCAAGCGCGAACGCGATCGGCTTGACCCGCGAAATCTCGCCGAGGTGCAGCGCGGCGTAGAAGAAGATCATCGCCGCCGCCCCAGCCACCAGGCCAGACCCGAGCGCGAGCTTGAGCAGCGTCGGTGCGCCAGCCCGGTGCCAGTCCGCAGGCTCGGCCCGCAGCACCCGCACGGCCACGAACCACGCCGCCCACAGCACGGGCAGCGCAACCGTGCTGCGCACCGCGATCGCCGTGATCGGCCCCACGCGACCCGTGTGCAGCACGCTCTTTGTAAACAACTCCCCGACACCCCAGCACACACCCGCCAATGCCGCGAAAAGGATCGCCTTCATGGCGGTCAGTCTACAGCCACGGGGCGTTCCCCTTGGTCTTTGACCTTCCCATCCCCTGGCAATATCGGAACCGCTCCCGCGTTGGGCTTGGTACCATCCTCTCGAGGAGGCTCCCCATGCGAACCACCCTGGTCGTGATCGCCACCTTCGCGGTGTCGCTCGGGTTTTCCGCCGCGCTCACCCAGCCGGAACGTCAGGGCCAGCCCGGGGGGCAGCGGCAGTTCGGCCAGCAGCCGGAAGGCCGCGTTGGGGGTGAGTTCCTCGCCCACCTCCGAGGCGCGGTCAACCCGACCGAGGAGCAATGGCAGAAACTCGTCGCCAGGCACGACGCCTACCGGGTGGCCCAGCGCGAAGCCATGCGCGAACTCATGCCCCCGCGCGAGCCGGGCGAACGCCTCGCGCCCGAAGGCGCGGATCGTGAAGCGCTCTTCCAGCGGATGCAGGCGGCCATGAAGCCGATCAACGAGTCGTTCCTCAACGACTGCCGCGCACTGCTCGACCCCGAGCAGCGCGAGCTCTTCGACGCCTACGTCACCGAGGCCGACCTGGGCATGAGAATGGGAGGCCTGGGCGCGCCGGCCCGCGGCGCGGGCGCTCAGGGACAGCGGCCCGTCCGAGTCGGCTCGCCCGCGCCGGATTTCGAACTGCGCAACCTCGCCGGCGAAATCGTCCCGCTCGCCTCACTCCGCGGCAAGCCCACCGTCGTCGAGTTCGGCAGCTACACCTGCCCGCGCTTCCGCGAGAAGGTCGCCGACTTCGCCAAGGTTCGCGAGCAGTTCGGCGACCGCGTCAACTGGGTCTTCGTCTACACCCGCGAAGCCCACCCGAGCGACGCCAGGCCCCTGACCGCGAACACCCGCGCCGGCATCTCGCTCGCGCAGCACGCGACCGCCGAGGACCGCGCCAAGGCCGCCGCCCTCGCCAAGGACAAGCTCGCCCTCGGATCCGTCGTGCTCGTCGACGACCTCGAAAACAAGGCGGCGACCGCGTGGGCTGGCTTCCCCAACCGCGCGTTCGTGCTCGACGCCCAGGGCATCGTCGCCTCACGCCAGGTCTGGAGCGACCCGAAGGAAACCGAGCAGACCCTGAAAGTCCTGCTCGGCCTCGTGCCGCCAGAAGCACAGCCCGCGCCGCGCAGCGTACCCCCAGGATCGAACCGCTTCTGACCCCGGCGGGTATCCTCCCGCCATGCGCACTCCCTTCGTCGGCGGCAACTGGAAAATGAACACCGACCGCGCGTCGGGCGTCGCGCTCGCCCGCGCGGTCGCGCAAGGAGCGGATGCGTGCAAAGGGGTTGAGGTCGCGGTCTTTCCGCCGTTCCCCTACCTCGGCACGATCGCCGACGCGCTGCAAGGCTCCCGGGTCGCTCTCGGCGCACAGAACCTCTACCACGAGAAGAACGGCGCGTTCACCGGCGAGGTGTCGGCCGCCATGCTCATCGACTGCGGCGTCTCCGCCGTGCTCACCGGGCACTCGGAACGCCGCCTCGTCATCGGCGAGAGCGACGACCTCGTCAACCGCAAGACTCGCGCTGCGCTCGACGCGGGACTGACCTGCGTGCTCTGCATCGGCGAAACGCTCGACCAGCGCGAACGCGGCGAGACGGACGCCGTGAACGAGCGGCAACTGCGCGCCGGCCTCGCGGGGGTCCGCGCGGAACAGGCCGCGCGGCTGGTCATCGCATACGAACCGGTCTGGGCGATCGGCACGGGACGTAACGCCTCGCCCGCCGACGCCCAGGACGCCCATGCCAGGGTGCGGGCCGTGGTGGCGTCCGTGTTCTCCCGCGAGGCGGCGGCGGCGATGCGGATCATCTACGGCGGGTCGCTCAAGCCGGACAACGCCGAGGCCCTGCTCGCCAGGCCGGACGTGGACGGGGGGCTGGTCGGCGGAGCGTCGCTCTCGGCATCGGACTTCTGCGCCATCGTGCGGGCGGCCGAGACGAGGGTGGCGAGGCCGATCGCCTAGACTCCCGCCCGGCTCCGCTGGTCGGACGCCGGCATCGCGCGGCCGAAAACCCGAATCATCGATCGACCGCCCGGAGCCAACGCCAGATGCACTCGACGCTGACCGTTCCCGCCCTGCTCGCCGCTTCGCCGATCCTGAGCGGCCTGCTCGGGGTGGCGTTCCTCGGCTGCTCACTCCTGCTGATCCTGACGGTGCTGATCCAGCGCCCGCAGGGCGGCGGCCTGAGCGGCGCGTTCGGGTCGGGGTCCGGCTCAGGCGAGACGGCGTTCGGCGCGCGGACGGGCGATGCGCTCACGATCGCGACGATCGGATTCTTCGTGCTGTGGCTGGTCATGGCGGTCACACTGGTATTCGTCAGCCGGCCTTCGGGGCCGATCCCCGTAACTGCGCCAGCGGCCCAGACGACCGCGCCGGTCGAAGACCTGCCGACGGGGCAGACCCCGCCGCCGACCGCCCAGCCTGTGCCCGAAGTCCCCGCGGCCAGTCCGGTCGATGGGGACCAGCCGGTCCGTTCGCCGGAGGGCGGGGATGAGAGCGGGAACAAGCCGGAGTGATGCGAGGCGCGGCAGAGAGGCTTTGATTAGACTCCGGAGGCGCGTCCGTCCGACGGCGGGCGTGTGAGTCGGGCCGTGGGGTTGGGAGTCGCGCGTGATCCGGAGCATGACGGGGTTCGGAGAATCGTCGTCGCAGGTGGACGGCGTGCATTTCTTCGTCGAGTTGCGATCGCTGAACAACAAGTACTTCAAGGCCGTCATCCGGCTGCCCGAGACGCTGCAGGTGCTGGAGGCGGAGTTGGAGTCGCTGCTGCGGCGTCGGATCAGCCGCGGGACGGTGACGTTGACGGCGAGTTGCACGGATTCGTCGGAGACGGCAGCGCTGGACGTGAACCACCGCGCGCTGGACCGCTACGTGGAGCAGTTGCGGCGTGTGAAGGCGGTGGCGGCGGGTGAGTTGCAGATCGACGTTGGGTCGCTGCTCGCACTGCCGGGCGTCCTGCAGCCGCCGGCGGACGAGGAGGACCGGCTGCTGCGGGCACGGGCGGAGTTCTCGCGGCTGACGGACCTGGCTTGCGATCATGCGATCTCGATGCGCCGGCGCGAGGGGGCGATGCTGGAAGAGGAGTTGCGCCGTCACGCCGGGGAGATCGGAGCGCGGCTGGAGCAGATCGCGGCCCGCGCGCCGCAGGTGATCCAGGACTATGAGGCGAGGCTGCGTCAGCGGATCGACTCGATGCTGGAGTCGGCGGGGGTGAAGGTCGAGCCGGTGGAGTTGATCCGGGAGTTGGCGACGTACGCGGAGCGGACGGACATCGCTGAGGAGGTCGCACGGCTGAGCGCGCACATCGACCAGTTCGGCGACCTGCTCGGCGCGCCGGACGACCAGCCCGTGGGCAGGACGCTGGACTTCCTGGCGCAGGAGATGCTGCGCGAGGCGAACACGATCGCGAGCAAGTCGTCGGACGCGCTGATCTCGCGGCTGATCGTGGAGATCAAGGGCCTGATCGACCGGATCAAGGAGCAGGTCCAGAACGTCGAGTGAACGTAGGGCGCGGAGCCGCCACGGAGTGGCGGGGAACCCTGGGGCGAATGCACGCCGTGGAACCCGCACGCAACGGCGAGAACAACGGTCGCGACCGCTTCTCGATGGGCGAGTTGGCGGTGGTGTGTTCGCACTACGACCTGGGCGTGATCGAATCGGTGCATGAGTTCCCGCGCGGGTCGCGGCGTGCCCCGAAGGTTCTGCTGCGCACGTCGCGCGGCCCGCTGCTGCTCAAGCGGCGCGCGCCGGGGCGAGACGACCCGCACCGCGTTGCGTTCTCGCACGAGTTGCAGTTGCACTTGCACGCGGCGGGGTTCCCCGCGCCGGAGATCATCGGGACGCGGGCGGCGAACAACACGCTCGTGCAGGCGGGGGGGCACGTCTACGAGTTGTTCCGCTACGTGCCCGGCGAGGAGTACGACCGGTCTGCGGAGGCGACGGCGGACGCGGGCGCGCTGCTGGCTCGGCTGCACCGGCTGCTCGACGGGTTCATGCCGACGTTCCCCCCCCTCGTGGGATCGTTCCATGCACGCCCCGCAGTCGTCGATGCGCTGCGGCACGGGGGACGGCTGCCGACGGACCCGCGTTCGCGGTCCGCGCTTCGTCAGTTGCGACACCATTACGAGGCGGCTTCGCATGCCGTGGACCGGGCGGGGTACGGCGCATGGCCGGTGCAGGTCGTGCACGGGGACTGGCACCCGGGCAACATGGTGTTCCGGTCGCGGCGCGTGGCGGCGGTGGTGGACTTCGACTCGGCGTGCGTCGCGCCGACGCTCGCGGACGCGGCGGCGGGCGGCTTGCAGTTCTCGATCACGCGCGGGCCGGGCAAGCCCGCGTCATGGCCGGCGGAGCTGGACCTTGGCAGGTTGGGGGCGTTCTTCGCCGGATGGCGTGCCGAGGCGGGTCGTGCGCCGGAGGCGCCCCACGCGATCCCCGACCTGATGGTGGAGGCTCTGATCTCCGAGACGATCGCGCCGATCGCGGTGACGGGAACATTCGGAGGGCTGGACGCCGGGGAGTTCCTGTCCATGGCGCTTCGGAAAGCGGACTGGCTCCGGGCGAACGCCGTGGAGGTGGCCCGGGCGGCGTCCGGGGAACGACAGGCCTGTTGACCCGTGCCGGCGGGCTGCGCAGACTTAGGGATCGGGCGACGCCCGAGGAGGCCGCATGACCGCAGCGACCGTCCGTCGATCGGGTTTGGCGGCCTGGCTGGCTGTGTCGGTAGCGGCGGCAGCGTCCGGGCAGTCGCCGACGCCCCCTCGGGACTTGCGGACGGTGATCCGCGACCTCGACGCGGTGTCGTTGGAGGCTCGCGAGGCCGCGACGATGCGGCTGATGAGCCTCGAAGGGCTCCGTCTGGCGGACATCGAACCGCTGTTGAACGATCCGACCCTGACGCCGGAGCAGGTGGCACGGTTGGACCGGGTAGCGTTCATGTGTTTTCAGCGGACGCAGCGGGGCGCTCTGGGGGTGCAGTTCGGGAACCAGAACGGCGACGGCACGGAGATCGCGGCGACGGTCGGGGGGTTCGATGCCTCGGTCTCGCTTCGGCCGCGGGACGTGGTGCGGTCGGCGGGCGGCGTGAGGCTGTCCGACACGCTGACGTTTCGCGCGGTGATCCTCTCGTACGAGCCTGGCGACGCGGTGCCGCTGGAGATTGTCCGCGACGGGAAGCCGATGCGAGTCGAGGTTCGGCTGGGTCGATTCGCGGACCTTCAGCAGCCGATGGTCCCGGATTACGCCGTGATGGCTCGAGCGTGGGAGTTGCGGCGTGAGCGGGCGATGAAGCCTTCGATGGTGATCGATGCGGGGCTGGAGCCGGGCGAGTGGGAGCCGTTGGTTCCGGAGTTGGATGCGCGGTCGTCCCGACGCGGCCCGGTCCGTGTGTCGCAGCATCCCGGGATGGGGACCGCGTTGATCGCCGGCGGCTTGCCCCGGCAGGCGTTGCAGGATGAGGGCTGGCGGGTGGTGGTTCGCCCTGAGGCGCTGGAGCGCGGCGAACGCGATGCGATGGCACGGATCGAGGCGCTGCAGCTGCAGCGGCAGTGGTTCGTGGACCGGATTTTGGCGTTCGAGGCCGCGTTGCGGCAGCGCGACCTGCCGGCGGACCAGCGCGAGGCGCTGTTGCGTCAGCGCGCGGAGACGGCGGAGCAGCTGCGTGATCTCGAGGAGACGATCCGGGCGATCCGGTTCGGGCAGGTCGTCGAGCCGTAGAGGTTATCGCGCGAGTTGAGCGGCGATCTTCGCGGCGAGGGCTGCGCCGTCGGTGTGATTGAGGGGGTGCGGTCGCCAGACGATGCCGAGTCCGCCCGCGCTCTGGCCGGGGAAGCGTGGGATGACGTGGAAGTGGACGTGCATGACGGCCTGATGGGCGTCGGCGCCGTTGTTCTGGAGGACGTTGAATGCCTGTGCGCCGGTGGCTTGAAGAACGGCGCGGCAGATGCGCGGCAGGACGCGGCCGATCGCGGCGGCGGACTCGTCGGAGAGTGCGTCGAGTGTCGCGGCGGGTTCCTTGGGGATGACAAGGACGTGGCCGGGGCTGAGCGGGTTGACGTCGAGGAAGGCGAGGACGTGGTCGTCCTCGTAGACGCGATGGCAGGGGATTTCGCCGCGGATGATCCTGGCGAAGACGGTCTCGGGCATGGGCGAAGTGTACCGGGCCGGAGCTTCGGTAGAATCGGGTGATGAGCCTGGACGCCCCGCCGGAAACCGAGGCCGCGACGAGACGAAGGATTGTCGCCCTGCCGCAGCTTGTGGTGGACCAGATCGCGGCGGGCGAGGTGGTTGAGCGTCCGGCATCGGTGGTGAAGGAACTGGTGGAGAACGCGCTGGATGCCGGGGCGCGGCGGATCATCGTCGAACTCGAGCAGGGCGGGATCGAACTCGTGCGCGTGAGCGACGACGGGTGCGGCATCCCGTCGGCGGAGCTGCCGCTGGCGGTCGCGCCGCACGCGACGAGCAAGTTGCGGGGTGCGGCGGACCTCGAGCGCGTGGCGACGCTGGGGTTCCGGGGCGAGGCGCTGGCGTCGATCGCGTCCGTCTCGCGGCTGAGCCTGCGCTCGCGCACGCTGGAGGAACAGGGTGCATCGGTGATCGAGGTCGAGGGTGGGCGTGCGTCGGAGGTGAAGCCAGCGGCCGGCGCGCCTGGAACGGCTGTCGCGGTGCGCAATCTGTTCTACAACACGCCTGCGCGACGGAAGTTCCTGCGGACGCTAGGAACTGAGCAGGCGCGGTGCGTGGACCTGGTTCGGACGCTCGCGCTGGCGCACCCGGCGGTCGGATTCGAGTTGCGTGCTGACGGGCGGACCTTGTTGGACCTGCCGCCGGAGCAGAGCGTGCGCGACCGCGCGCTGGACGTGCTGGGGCGTGAGCTGGAGCGCGAGTTGGTGGAGTTGGGGGGGGTGGGGCCTGAGCCGCCGCCGGGCGTGGCGATCTGGGGGCTGGCGGGTCGGCCGGGCGTGGCGCGGGCATCGCGTACGGCGCAGCACCTGTACGTGAACGGTCGCGCGGTTGCGGATCGGACGCTGCAGCACGCGGTGCGCGAGGCGTACCGCGGATTGATCGACCCGACACGCCACCCGCTGGTGGTAGTAATGCTGGAACTGCCGCCGGAAGCGGTAGACGTGAACGTGCACCCGGCGAAGGCGGAGGTCCGGTTCCGGGACCAGGGGCTGGTGCATTCGGTGGTGCTGGGGGCGGTGCGGGAGGCGTTGCGTGCGGCGGACCTGACGCCGAGCGTGCCGTCGGCGCATTTCACGGGGACGACGCCGGAGGCGCGGGTGTCGTCGTTCGTGGAGTACTTCGGCCGGCAGGTTCCGGCACAAACGGGGGGACGGTTCTCGTACGAGGCGGTGCGATCGGCTGTGGAGGCGGCGGGTGCACCGAGTCCGGCGGGTGATGGCGTCCCGGGGGCGGGCGCACCGCCGATCGCCGTGCCGAGGCCGGTGGACCGTGCGCTGCAGGTGCACAACTCGTACATTGTGACTCAGGACGAGCAGGGCGTGGTGATCATCGACCAGCACGCCCTGCACGAGCGGGTGATGTTCGAGTTGCTGCTGGAGCGCGTGGCGAGCGGTCCGCTGGAGAGCCAGCGACTGCTGACGCCGATCGTCGTGGAGGCGCCCGCGGAGCGTGTGTCGCGGCTGGCGGACCTGGGGCCGCTGCTGGAGCGGATCGGCGTGGACGCGGCGCCGATGGGGCCTCGTTCGGTGGGGATTCATGCGTTCCCGACGTTCCTGTTTGAGCGCGGCGTGGAGGCCGGCCCGTTCATGGAGGACCTGCTGCACCGGGCGGAGGAGGAAGGCTTTGTGCCGGACGGCGAGGAGACGTTGCGCGAGGTGCTGGACATGATGGCGTGCAAGGCGGCGGTGAAGGCTGGAGATCGGCTGACCGAGCCGGAACTGGGCGCGCTGCTGGACCTGCGTGGAGAGGTGGAGCGGTCGTCGTCGTGCCCGCACGGGAGGCCGACGTCGATCCGGCTGACGATCAGGGATCTGGAGCGTCTGTTCGGTCGCTCGTAAGGAGCAGCACGATGCCGAGTTGCACGGCGAGCGTGACGATCCAGGCGGCGCCGGAGACGGTGTTTCGAGCATGCACGGACTTGGCGCGGGCGGCGGACCGCGTCGAGGCGATCACCCGGATCGAGGTGCTGACGGAGGGTCCGGTCGGGGTCGGGACGCGGTTCCGGGAGACGCGGGTGATGTTCGGGCGCGAGGCGAGCGAGGAGATGGAGATCGTCGAGTTCGACCCGCCGCGGTCGTTCGTGATGACGGCCGAATCGCACGGGATGCGGTACCGGACGGCGCATCGGTTCGTGCCCGAAGGGAGCGGGACGCGGGTGGAGATCGAGTTCAGCGGGCGGGCGGTGAGTCTCGGGGCGAAACTGCTGATGCCGCTGGGAGCGTTGATGATGGGCGCGTGCCGGAAGGCGTTGAACAAGGATCTGGCCGACGTGAAGCGGGCGGTTGAGAGCGGATCGTAAGGTTTGCCGTGCAACGGGGAGGGAAGTGTGGTAGTCTGATCGGCGGGTGGCGCCGACACCCCTTGGGAGCGGCGGCATGGCGAAGATCTGCGCCGTCTGTGGCGAGGACTGCTCCGACCGGCCTCGGGTGAAGGACAAGGCAGGGCGGTACTACTGCAAGCCCTGCGAGGCGAAGGCGGCGGCGAGGTCGGGGTTTGCGGCCGTGGCTGCCTCTGCGGGAACAACGGCCACGACGATGCTCGCGGCGGCCGGGGTGGACGACATCATCCCGATCGAGGACGCGCACGTCGCGGTGGAGAAGGCGTGCCCGGTGTGCATGCTGCGTATCTCCGCAGATGCGGTGGTGTGCGTCCACTGCGGGTACGACGAGCGAAAAGGGATCCAGAGTTCGACGCTCGTGGAGGGGAAGCGCGCGGGCGACGGGCGGGTGAGGCTGCCGTGCGCGAAGTGCGGGTACGACCTGACCGGGCTGCACGCGCCGCGGTGCCCGGAGTGCGGGACCATCGTGGGAACGACGCACCGCGAGCGGATCGACAGCACGGTGTCGCGGGACGTGGCGAGGCGGGAGTACACGAAGCCGATCGTGATGTTCGCGGTGGGGACGCTGGCGACGCTCGGCTACTTCATGCTGACGGGTCGGCCGCTCGCCATCGTGCCGTACCTGATCGGGACGGCGATGGCGTTGCCCGTGGGCATGATCGTGCTGTGGTTGTGCTGCCTGGGTTGGATCGGGTTCAACGCGCCGTTCCATCTGAATGCGCTGAGGCTGATGGGCATTTATGCCGTGGTGGCCTTCGCGCTTGTGGCAACGTCGTGGCTGCCCTACCGGTTCATCTGGCTCGGCGTGTCGGGGATGATCTACGCCTGGTTGCTTGCGGAGATGATGGACATGGATCGGTCGGACGGCGCGATCGTGGCGCTTTTGACATTCGTGGCGATGCTGGTGCTGGGGTTCGTCGTGCTGACATATTTCTCGTGAAACCCCCTGGGTGCATCGGTCGGGGTTCGGCGGCTGAGCCTCAACTCCGTTCTTCCGTGGCCCGATAGCCCCCATAACACGCCTCTCGCGGGCGTCCGCGCGCGGCATCGACAGGGGGTGCTCCATGTTCACGAAGGGCACAGACGTCTTCTTCACACTGCCCGAGGAGTCCGGGTCGCGGGTGCTGCATGCGGCGAAGGTGGTGGACGTGCGGAACGGGATGTTCGTGGCCCGGTTCGACGAGCCCGGGCTGACCGCGACGCCGGGGACGGAAGTGGCGGTGTTCTTCCAGGGTCGGAACGGGTTCATGCAACAGCCGGCGCGGATCACCGCCTCGCTGGATGAGGGAGCCTCGCGGGCGTTCGGGTTCCAGACGACGGGCGAGGCGGCGTCGTGCGAATCGCGCGAGTGCTACCGGGTGAGCACGGTGACGACGGGGTTCAGCGCGACGATCGAGAGCGAACCGGAGTGCCCGCTGACGGACGTGAGCGCGACGGGGTTCTCGGTGATCTCGGGCGGGAACCACGGGTACGGTGCGGTGGTGGCGGTGGAGGTGGAGTACGAGCGGACGAAGTACGCCGGTCGGGCGCGGGTGCAGAGCATCAAGCCTCTGACCCCGGGGCGGACGCGGTACGGGCTGCTCTGCCTGCCGTCGGACGGTCCGAGGTCGCTGCTGGTGGGGATGCAGCGGATCAGCGCGGCGGTGCAGCGTCAACAGTTGCGCAGGCGGTCGGGCACGGGCTGATCCTCGCTCGCTGCCCAGACGTACCCCGGCTCGACGACGATGATGCGCACGTGGTCCGCGCCGGCGGCGGCGAGCAAGCGGCGCATCGGCTCGTCGCGGTGTTCGTCGGAGAGTTCGAACGTCGAGTGATGGATGGGGAGCAGGCGAGCACCCGGGGCGGCCGTGAACATCTCCCAGACCTGCTCGGGCGTGGCGTGCTTGTGCTGCCAAGGGTCGTAGGCGCCGATGCCAAAAAGGGCGAGATCAATCGGACCGACGCCGCGGAAGGCGTCGGTGCGTGCGGTGTCGCCTGCGGCGATGGTTCGACGGTCGTCCGAGACGATGACGTAGGAGTTGAAGCCGCGGCCGAAGTCGAGCCAGGCGCGAGCGCCCCAGTGGGCGGGGCGGATGGCTCGGACGGCAAGGTTCTCGATTTCGCGTTCGTCGTCCCAGTCGAGTTCGATGACGTGGCGGAAGCCGCGCGGGATCAGGCCGCGGGTGCCGCGTGCGGTGATGACGGTGGTGCGCGACGAGGCGAGCGCGGCGAGGGTCGGACGGTCGAGGTGGTCGTAGTGGGCGTGGGTGATGAGGATCGCGTCGGCAGGTGGAAGCGTCGAGGGATCGACGGGGCACGAACGGCGGGCGGGGCCGAGCGTGAGCGGGCCGAGGCGAGGGCCGATACGACGTGAGAAGACGGGATCGATGAGGAGGGTGACGCCGCCCTGACGGAGGAGGACGCTGGCATGTCCGAGCCAAGCGGCGGCGAGTTCATGCTCATGCAGGCCGCGCAGGTCTGGTGGCGCACCAGCGCCGTCGGTGCGGGTGCGGGCGACATCGCGGATGGACTCGGCGAGATCGCGGGGGTAGCGGCGAAGGCCCGAAGCGGTCGCTGCGGCGGCGATTCTGAGCCTGCCTGGGCCTGCGTTTGGATCTCGCCGCTGCACGGCTGGATCATTGGGGGGTGAGGAAGCCGGGTCACGAGGTACGGGCCAGAAGCACGACGACCTGTGCCTCGACGGCCTTGCCCTCGCCGATCGGGCCGATGCGCTCGTGGGTCTTTCCCTTAATGTTGACGCGTTCGATCGGAATGCCCAAGAGGCCGGCCAGATTATCGCGGACGGCCTGCTTGGAGGGTGCGAGCCTCGGTCGTTCGAGGATGACGACGGCGTCGGTGTTGACGACGCGCCAGCCGGCTGCATGGACCCGACGGAGGGCCTCGGCGACAAAGACCGTGGAATCCGCGCCTGCCCAGCGGGGGTCGGAGTCGGAGAAGACCTCGCCGATGTCCGGGCCTCCGATCGCTCCGAGGAGGGCGTCGGTGAGGGCGTGGAGGAGGACGTCGCCATCGGAGTGGCCTGCGGGTCCGCGGTCATGTTCGAATCGAACGCCGCCGATGACGAGGGGACGACCACTCCCGACGGGGGAAAGAGGCTCCAAGCGGTGGAGGTCCCAGCCCAGGCCGACGCGGAAGGCGAGGTCGGACGGGCTGGTTCGGGCTTCAGGCATGGGGTTGAGTCTACCGATAAGTCCCGTGGGAACCCGGCAGAACCGGGCTGCGACTGCCCGCGTAGGCATGGCGGCGCGCCCACGATGAAGCCCCTAGACTGCCACTCACCCAGACGGAGACCGAGCCGATGTCCATGAACCGCCCGGAGACCCGCTCGAACGCTCTTCTTGCGGGGCTGCTTTCTCTCTCGGTGATCGGTGCCGGGGTCGGATGCGGACTGGCGTACCGGCCGTACTTCGATCCGGGCGGCTCGGGAGCGGCGATCGACGAGTACACCTACGTCAGCGAGCCGTACATGCCGCAGACGATCACGGTGGTGGACACACGGACCGGTGAACCGGTGTTTGCGATGGATGTGCCTGTCGGTCAGCAGTTGGTGATCAACTTCGACGACAAGCAGGTGCAGAGCGAGGAGTGGATGTCGGGGGTGATGCGGTGGCGTCTGATGCCCGCGGGGCACCGGTACGGGCGCCTGACGAACCGGATCGCGGTACCGCCGCCGTCGTCGCGGCGTGTGGACGTGACGCTGCGGGCGTACCCGGAGTTCCCCCCCGGCGGCAAGCCATCCCCGGCGGAAACGCAGACGGCAGCGCCCGCGAGCACGACCCATACTCCGGTGCCCCCCCCACCTCCTCCG
Proteins encoded in this region:
- the ispF gene encoding 2-C-methyl-D-erythritol 2,4-cyclodiphosphate synthase; the protein is MPEARTSPSDLAFRVGLGWDLHRLEPLSPVGSGRPLVIGGVRFEHDRGPAGHSDGDVLLHALTDALLGAIGGPDIGEVFSDSDPRWAGADSTVFVAEALRRVHAAGWRVVNTDAVVILERPRLAPSKQAVRDNLAGLLGIPIERVNIKGKTHERIGPIGEGKAVEAQVVVLLARTS